A section of the Pseudanabaena mucicola str. Chao 1806 genome encodes:
- a CDS encoding DUF3782 domain-containing protein, which translates to MSQHPVTIDDIFELFRESERQRKEQQREFEQSLQEYRKTSEQEMAELKKIVAQTNKQVGGITSRWGEFVENLVRPAAVRMFREKGIEVHFTALRVEAQDENGSIEIDVLAENTNEVVAIEVKSHLEVRDVKRFLITLDRFKQALPKYQSYKLYGAIAGIKVDERADEYATQEGLFLIKPSGNTVAIANGQDFVAKTW; encoded by the coding sequence ATGTCTCAACACCCTGTAACCATAGATGATATTTTCGAGCTATTTCGTGAAAGCGAACGCCAGCGCAAAGAACAACAACGAGAGTTTGAGCAGTCTTTGCAAGAATATAGAAAGACCTCTGAGCAAGAAATGGCTGAACTCAAAAAAATTGTCGCGCAGACAAATAAGCAAGTCGGTGGGATTACGAGTCGTTGGGGTGAGTTTGTCGAAAATTTAGTCAGACCTGCGGCAGTGCGGATGTTTCGCGAGAAGGGGATCGAAGTGCATTTTACAGCCTTGCGAGTAGAAGCTCAGGATGAAAATGGTTCTATTGAAATTGATGTTCTCGCCGAAAATACTAATGAAGTGGTAGCGATTGAGGTCAAGTCTCATTTAGAAGTTCGCGATGTGAAGCGATTTTTAATTACTTTAGACCGTTTTAAACAGGCTCTGCCAAAGTATCAAAGTTATAAGCTCTATGGGGCGATCGCGGGGATTAAGGTGGATGAGAGAGCCGATGAATATGCCACACAGGAAGGGCTATTTCTAATTAAG
- a CDS encoding Uma2 family endonuclease has translation MTTLLRISQIETLAGQSTILHDIDWQKFESILQDLGDKRRSRIAYLNGVLEIVMPLPEHEKIKVLISYFIQVLMDEMGIDFEGFGSITFKRVDKLAGLEPDDCFYIQNNVAMRGIRKLDMTIDPPPDLAIEVDVTSKTKFDVYRVLGVPELWLYDQTMKIYILRDGEYVESELSPIFGDIPIRDVIPQFLEMSLSQGRSKAMKSFRLWMQENLS, from the coding sequence ATGACCACCCTATTACGAATCTCACAGATTGAAACCTTAGCAGGACAGAGTACAATCCTCCACGATATCGACTGGCAAAAATTTGAATCTATCCTCCAAGACCTTGGCGACAAGCGCAGATCAAGAATTGCTTATTTAAACGGTGTATTAGAAATTGTCATGCCCTTACCTGAACATGAAAAAATCAAAGTTTTGATCAGCTACTTTATCCAAGTCCTAATGGACGAAATGGGAATTGATTTTGAAGGGTTTGGCTCCATTACTTTCAAGCGCGTTGACAAACTCGCAGGACTAGAACCCGATGACTGCTTCTACATTCAAAATAATGTCGCTATGCGTGGTATACGCAAACTAGACATGACCATCGATCCGCCACCTGATCTAGCGATCGAGGTGGATGTAACTTCCAAAACTAAGTTTGATGTTTACCGCGTCCTCGGTGTACCTGAACTCTGGCTATACGATCAGACAATGAAAATTTATATTTTGCGTGATGGCGAGTATGTCGAATCGGAATTAAGCCCTATTTTTGGAGATATTCCTATCCGTGATGTCATACCACAGTTTTTAGAGATGAGTCTTAGCCAAGGACGCAGCAAAGCGATGAAGTCTTTTCGATTATGGATGCAAGAAAACTTATCATAA